The following are encoded in a window of Streptococcus pasteurianus genomic DNA:
- a CDS encoding C69 family dipeptidase, with the protein MACTTILVGKKASYDGSTIIARTEDSQSGDFTPKQFIVVKPEDQPRHYKSVLSSFEMDLPDNPMRYTSVPDALRKDGIWGEAGINEANVAMSETETITTNARVLGADPLVESGIGEEDMLTLVLPYVRTAREGVERLGAILEQYGTYESNGVAFSDVNEIWWLETIGGHHWIARRVPDECYVTNPNQLGIDHFEFNNPDEYMYSKDLRDFIASNNLDLTYSNEHFNPRYAFGSQRDKDRHYNTPRAWAMQRFLNPEIEQDPRSFFIPWAQKPYRKITIEDVKYVLSNHYQDTEFDPYGPEGNAVTQRAFRTIGINRTSQTAILQLRPDQPHDTTGIQWLAYGSMPFGTMVPFFTQISTTPAYFANTGENVSTASFYWANRLIAAIADPHFHQHEGDIEDYIEKTMAAGHARIKRVDAALANGESIDFDAENQAMSDFVQEETQKLLNKVLFDASNLMTNRFSVSD; encoded by the coding sequence ATGGCATGCACAACAATATTAGTAGGTAAAAAAGCGTCTTATGACGGTTCAACTATTATTGCACGTACGGAAGATTCACAAAGTGGCGATTTTACGCCAAAACAATTTATCGTGGTGAAACCAGAAGACCAACCACGTCATTACAAATCAGTCTTGTCTTCATTTGAAATGGATTTACCAGATAATCCAATGCGCTATACGTCAGTGCCAGATGCTTTGCGTAAAGACGGTATCTGGGGCGAAGCTGGTATCAACGAAGCCAATGTTGCCATGAGCGAAACTGAAACCATTACGACCAATGCGCGTGTTTTAGGAGCTGACCCTTTGGTTGAATCTGGTATTGGTGAGGAAGATATGTTGACATTGGTACTTCCTTACGTTCGTACAGCACGTGAAGGGGTAGAACGTCTCGGTGCTATCCTTGAACAATATGGAACTTACGAATCAAACGGTGTTGCCTTTTCTGATGTTAATGAAATTTGGTGGTTGGAAACCATTGGTGGTCACCATTGGATTGCTCGCCGTGTTCCAGATGAATGTTACGTCACAAATCCTAATCAGCTCGGTATTGATCACTTTGAGTTCAACAACCCAGATGAGTACATGTATTCAAAAGATTTGCGTGATTTCATCGCAAGCAATAACTTGGATTTGACTTACTCAAATGAACACTTTAACCCACGCTATGCTTTTGGTAGCCAACGTGATAAAGACCGTCATTACAATACACCACGTGCTTGGGCAATGCAACGTTTCTTAAACCCAGAAATCGAACAAGACCCACGTAGTTTCTTTATTCCATGGGCACAAAAACCTTACCGTAAAATTACGATCGAAGATGTCAAATACGTTTTGAGCAATCATTACCAAGACACAGAATTTGACCCGTACGGACCAGAAGGAAATGCGGTCACACAACGTGCCTTCCGCACAATTGGTATCAACCGCACTAGTCAAACAGCCATTCTTCAATTGCGCCCAGACCAACCGCACGATACCACAGGAATTCAATGGTTGGCATACGGTTCAATGCCATTTGGAACAATGGTGCCATTCTTTACTCAAATTTCAACGACACCAGCCTATTTTGCCAATACTGGCGAAAATGTCTCAACAGCCTCATTCTATTGGGCAAATCGTCTTATTGCAGCAATTGCTGACCCACATTTCCACCAACATGAAGGTGATATTGAAGATTATATCGAAAAAACAATGGCAGCAGGACATGCACGAATCAAACGTGTCGATGCTGCTTTAGCAAACGGAGAAAGTATTGATTTTGATGCCGAAAACCAAGCCATGAGTGACTTTGTCCAAGAAGAAACTCAAAAACTGTTAAACAAGGTCCTCTTTGATGCAAGCAATCTCATGACAAACCGCTTTTCAGTCAGTGATTAA
- a CDS encoding zinc ABC transporter substrate-binding protein AdcA — protein MKKKFLLLINLVALLFAWQISHIKQVSADDKIDVVTTFYPVYEFTKAVTGDTADVTMLIKAGTEPHDFEPSTKNIATISDADVFVYMDDSMETWVDSVEKSIGSDSLTVVKSTGDMLLMAGTADEDDEDSDDGHTHEYDPHVWLSPKRAITLVENIRDAFVAKYPDKADTFNSNAAAYIGKLNDLDAEYTEALSNAKQTSFVTQHAAFGYLALDYGLTQIPITGVSAESEPSAKRLASLTKYVKKYDIKYIYFEENASSKVASTLADEAGVKTAVLNPIESLTSKQIKAGEDYFSVMEENLKALQLTTDVAGKTIKAETDTTKTVQNGYFKDKDVTDRSLSDWSGKWQSVYPYLLDGTLDQVWEYKAKASKGEKTAEEYKEYYTTGYKTDVEQINISGKKNTITFIKNGEKYKFTYKYVGYKILTYEKGNRGVRYLFETDDENAGEFKYVQFSDHNITTTDAEHFHIFWGGESQDALLEEMDNWPTYYPTSLTGQEIAQEIVAH, from the coding sequence ATGAAGAAGAAATTTCTTTTATTGATAAATTTAGTTGCACTTTTATTTGCTTGGCAAATCAGCCATATCAAGCAAGTTTCGGCAGATGACAAGATTGATGTTGTCACAACTTTCTATCCTGTTTATGAATTTACCAAAGCTGTTACGGGAGATACCGCAGATGTAACCATGTTGATCAAAGCAGGAACTGAACCACACGATTTTGAACCATCTACCAAAAATATTGCAACGATTTCAGACGCTGATGTTTTTGTCTATATGGACGATAGTATGGAAACATGGGTTGATAGCGTTGAAAAATCCATTGGTTCAGACAGTTTAACAGTTGTTAAATCAACAGGAGATATGCTATTAATGGCAGGAACAGCTGATGAAGACGACGAAGATAGCGATGACGGTCATACTCACGAATATGACCCACACGTTTGGCTCTCACCAAAACGCGCTATCACATTGGTTGAAAATATCCGTGACGCTTTTGTTGCAAAATATCCTGATAAAGCTGATACTTTCAATAGCAATGCAGCTGCTTACATTGGAAAACTAAATGATTTAGATGCCGAATACACAGAAGCATTGTCAAATGCTAAACAAACAAGCTTTGTCACACAGCACGCTGCTTTTGGTTATTTAGCACTTGATTACGGTTTGACACAAATTCCAATCACTGGTGTGTCAGCCGAATCAGAACCATCAGCAAAACGTTTAGCAAGTTTGACAAAATATGTCAAAAAATACGATATTAAGTACATTTACTTTGAAGAAAATGCGTCAAGTAAAGTTGCCTCAACGTTAGCAGATGAAGCAGGGGTCAAAACAGCGGTATTAAATCCGATTGAAAGCTTAACAAGCAAACAAATCAAAGCTGGCGAAGATTATTTCTCAGTTATGGAAGAAAACTTGAAAGCTTTGCAACTGACAACAGATGTCGCTGGTAAGACTATCAAAGCTGAAACAGACACAACCAAGACTGTTCAAAATGGTTACTTCAAAGATAAAGATGTTACCGACCGTTCATTGAGCGATTGGTCTGGTAAATGGCAATCAGTTTACCCATATCTTCTTGACGGCACATTGGATCAAGTTTGGGAATACAAAGCTAAAGCTTCAAAAGGTGAAAAAACAGCCGAAGAATATAAGGAATACTACACAACAGGTTACAAGACAGACGTTGAACAAATCAATATCAGCGGTAAAAAGAATACCATTACATTTATTAAAAACGGTGAGAAATACAAGTTTACTTATAAATATGTAGGTTACAAGATTTTGACTTATGAAAAAGGTAACCGTGGTGTCCGTTATTTGTTTGAAACGGATGATGAAAATGCTGGTGAATTCAAATACGTCCAATTTAGTGACCACAATATCACAACAACAGATGCCGAGCATTTCCACATTTTCTGGGGTGGCGAAAGCCAAGACGCACTTCTTGAAGAAATGGATAACTGGCCAACCTATTATCCAACTAGCTTAACAGGTCAAGAAATCGCCCAAGAAATTGTTGCTCACTAA
- a CDS encoding CYTH domain-containing protein, with the protein MTVDKNVTYRDYDVEKSMGNYGSELVGYGKVTMEIPPGPQPERLRALLMKHSIESTSFSKYDTAYRKS; encoded by the coding sequence GTGACAGTTGACAAAAATGTTACGTACCGTGATTACGATGTAGAAAAATCAATGGGAAATTACGGTAGTGAGCTAGTTGGTTATGGAAAAGTCACTATGGAGATTCCCCCTGGTCCCCAACCTGAACGGCTTAGAGCTCTTTTGATGAAACACAGCATTGAGTCAACATCATTTTCAAAATATGACACAGCCTATCGTAAATCGTAA
- a CDS encoding glucosaminidase domain-containing protein, translated as MVTGITLGVNLCFQHSTKAVVAESSETSDTATADFIASIGETARQIGQDRNLYASVMIAQAVLESSSGQSALSQSPYYNFFGIKGSYNGNSVTMLTWEDDGNGNTYEVDQAFRSYDSLSDSLNDYANLLSWDLYSGTWKSNTTSYQDATAALTGLYATDTSYADKLNALIEQYGLTVYDEPASTEEETSSEDNSDHVWNEYRGSYTTAAILAEDEAWLRFISQ; from the coding sequence TTGGTTACTGGTATTACCTTGGGCGTTAACCTTTGTTTTCAACATTCTACAAAAGCGGTTGTCGCAGAATCTTCGGAAACATCAGATACAGCAACAGCTGATTTTATTGCAAGCATTGGTGAAACAGCACGACAAATTGGGCAAGATCGTAACCTCTACGCTTCTGTGATGATTGCACAAGCTGTCTTAGAATCAAGTAGTGGGCAGTCTGCGCTCAGCCAGTCTCCTTATTATAATTTCTTTGGTATCAAGGGGAGTTACAATGGCAATTCTGTGACCATGCTAACTTGGGAAGATGACGGAAATGGCAATACTTACGAAGTTGACCAAGCATTCAGGTCATATGATAGTTTAAGCGATTCGTTGAATGATTACGCTAATTTGCTTAGTTGGGATTTGTATTCTGGAACGTGGAAGTCTAACACAACATCTTACCAAGACGCCACGGCAGCCTTGACTGGTTTGTATGCCACAGACACATCTTACGCTGATAAATTAAATGCTTTAATTGAGCAATATGGTTTGACAGTCTATGATGAACCAGCAAGCACAGAGGAAGAAACAAGTAGCGAGGACAATTCAGACCATGTCTGGAATGAATATCGTGGCTCTTACACAACAGCAGCCATTCTAGCAGAAGACGAAGCATGGCTTCGCTTCATTAGTCAATAG
- a CDS encoding ABC transporter permease, translated as MNPIQRAWAYVSRKRLRSFILFLILFVLLAGISACLTLMKSNEIVENNLYKTLNTSFSIKKIEDGQTFKLSDLESVRKIKGLENVSPELETIAKLKDKEAVSGEQSVERDDLSAADENLVSLTALEDSSRDVTFTSSAFNLKEGRHLQKGDSKKILIHEELAKKNGLSLNDKIRLDAGQSESGKGQTVEFEIVGIFSGKKQEKFTGMSSDFSENNVFTDYESSQSLLGNSEPQVSAARFYLENPKEMDGLLKQVANLSLENQGYQVEKENKAFEQIKDSVATFQTFLTIFLYGIMIAGAGALILVLSLWLRERVYEVGILLSLGKGKSSIFLQFCLEVVLVSVGALLPSFIAGNAITSYLLRTLLASGEQAALQDTLAKASGLPSSILSFTESYVFLLLISCLSVTLCFIFLFRKTPKEILSSIS; from the coding sequence ATGAATCCAATCCAAAGAGCTTGGGCTTATGTCAGCAGAAAACGACTGAGAAGTTTTATTTTATTTCTGATTTTATTCGTCCTTTTGGCCGGAATTTCAGCCTGTTTGACTCTGATGAAGTCCAACGAAATAGTAGAAAACAATCTTTACAAAACGCTCAATACATCTTTTTCCATTAAGAAGATAGAGGATGGTCAGACTTTCAAGTTATCAGACTTAGAGTCTGTGAGAAAGATTAAGGGACTTGAAAATGTTTCACCAGAATTAGAAACAATCGCAAAACTAAAAGATAAGGAAGCAGTGAGTGGTGAGCAGAGCGTAGAACGTGATGACTTGTCAGCTGCAGACGAGAACTTGGTCAGCTTAACTGCGTTAGAGGATTCTTCCAGGGATGTAACCTTTACAAGTTCGGCCTTTAACCTAAAAGAAGGACGCCACCTTCAAAAAGGGGATTCAAAAAAAATCTTGATTCACGAAGAATTGGCCAAGAAAAATGGTCTCTCTCTCAATGACAAGATTCGCTTAGATGCAGGTCAGTCTGAATCAGGAAAGGGACAAACCGTTGAGTTTGAGATTGTAGGAATTTTTTCTGGTAAAAAGCAAGAGAAATTTACGGGCATGTCCTCTGATTTTAGTGAAAATAATGTCTTTACCGACTATGAAAGCAGTCAAAGTCTCTTGGGAAATAGCGAACCTCAAGTCAGCGCAGCTCGTTTCTACCTAGAAAATCCCAAGGAAATGGATGGCCTCTTGAAACAAGTGGCAAACTTGTCTCTGGAAAATCAAGGTTACCAAGTAGAGAAGGAAAACAAGGCATTTGAGCAAATTAAAGATTCAGTTGCGACCTTCCAAACCTTCCTGACCATCTTCCTCTATGGGATTATGATAGCAGGAGCAGGAGCTTTGATTTTGGTCTTGTCTCTCTGGTTGAGAGAGCGGGTTTATGAGGTCGGAATCCTATTGTCACTTGGAAAAGGGAAAAGTTCGATTTTCCTACAGTTCTGTTTAGAGGTGGTTTTGGTATCAGTTGGAGCTCTGCTTCCATCCTTTATTGCAGGAAATGCCATTACGTCCTACCTGCTTCGAACTCTACTCGCAAGTGGAGAACAGGCAGCTCTTCAAGACACCCTAGCCAAAGCAAGTGGCTTACCCAGTAGCATCCTATCATTTACAGAATCCTATGTATTTTTGCTACTAATTAGTTGCTTGTCTGTCACTCTCTGTTTTATCTTTTTATTTAGAAAAACACCGAAGGAAATTTTATCGTCTATTAGTTAA
- the vex2 gene encoding ABC transporter ATP-binding subunit Vex2 yields the protein MTLLELQDITYRYKNTAEAVLYQIKYNFEPGKFYSIIGESGAGKSTLLSLLAGLDSPVEGTILFQGEDIRNKGYSYHRMHHISLVFQNYNLIDYLSPLENIRLVNKKISKDILLELGLDESQIKRNVLQLSGGQQQRVAIARSLVSEAPVILADEPTGNLDPKTAGDIIDLLKSLAQKTGKCVIVVTHSKEVAQASDITLELKDKKLTEARNTSK from the coding sequence ATGACTTTATTAGAATTACAAGATATTACCTACCGTTATAAGAACACTGCTGAAGCAGTTTTATATCAGATCAAGTATAATTTTGAACCCGGAAAATTTTATAGCATCATTGGGGAGTCTGGAGCAGGGAAATCCACTCTATTGTCCCTTCTTGCTGGCTTAGATAGCCCTGTCGAAGGAACTATCCTTTTCCAAGGAGAGGATATTCGTAACAAGGGATATTCTTATCATCGTATGCATCATATTTCCCTAGTCTTTCAAAATTATAACTTGATAGATTATCTTTCTCCACTGGAAAATATCCGCTTGGTCAACAAAAAGATAAGCAAGGATATACTTCTTGAGCTTGGTTTGGATGAAAGCCAGATCAAGCGGAATGTTCTCCAGTTATCAGGTGGACAACAACAACGTGTAGCCATCGCTCGCAGTCTTGTTTCAGAAGCTCCAGTTATTCTAGCTGATGAGCCAACAGGAAATCTGGATCCTAAGACTGCTGGAGATATTATCGACCTTCTCAAATCACTTGCCCAAAAAACAGGTAAATGTGTTATCGTCGTAACCCACAGTAAAGAAGTGGCACAAGCGTCAGATATTACACTTGAATTGAAGGATAAAAAGCTTACTGAAGCTCGCAATACTAGCAAATAA
- the vex3 gene encoding ABC transporter permease subunit Vex3, whose product MLHNAFAYVTRKFFKSIVIFLIILLMASLSLVGLSIKGATAKASQETFKNITNSFSMQINRRVNQGTPRGAGNIKGEDIKKITENKAIESYVKRINAIGDLTGYDLIETPETKKNLTADRAKRFGSSLMLTGVNDSSKEDKFVSGSYKLVEGEHLTNDDKDKILMHKDLAAKHGWKVGDKVKLDSNIYDADNEKGAKETVEVTIKGLFDGHNKSAVTYSQELYENTAITDIHTAAKLYGYTEETAIYEDATFFVTADKNLDDVMKELNGISGINWKNYTLVKSSSNYPALEQSISGMYKMANLLFWGSLSFSVLLLALLLSLWINARRKEVGILLSIGLKQASILGQFITESILIAIPALVSAYFLANYTARTIGNTVLANVTSGVAKQASKAAQASNLGGGAEVDGFSKTLSSLDISIQTSDFIIVFILALVLVVLVMTLASTNLLRKQPKELLLDIE is encoded by the coding sequence ATGTTACACAACGCATTTGCCTATGTCACAAGGAAGTTTTTCAAATCTATTGTTATCTTCCTTATCATTCTCCTCATGGCGAGCTTGAGTTTAGTCGGTTTGTCGATCAAGGGAGCTACGGCCAAGGCTTCTCAGGAGACTTTTAAAAATATCACCAATAGTTTTTCCATGCAAATTAACCGTCGCGTTAATCAAGGAACGCCACGTGGTGCAGGAAATATTAAGGGTGAAGACATCAAAAAAATCACTGAAAACAAGGCTATTGAATCTTATGTGAAGCGAATCAATGCTATCGGGGATTTGACTGGATATGACCTCATCGAAACGCCAGAGACCAAGAAAAATCTAACTGCTGATCGTGCTAAACGTTTTGGAAGTAGTTTGATGCTGACAGGCGTCAACGATTCATCAAAAGAAGATAAGTTCGTCTCAGGTTCTTATAAATTGGTTGAAGGAGAGCACTTAACCAATGATGATAAGGACAAAATCCTTATGCATAAGGATTTAGCAGCAAAACATGGTTGGAAAGTAGGGGATAAGGTCAAACTTGACTCCAATATTTATGACGCTGATAATGAAAAAGGCGCTAAAGAAACGGTTGAAGTAACCATCAAAGGTCTCTTTGATGGTCACAATAAGTCCGCGGTTACCTACTCACAAGAGCTCTACGAAAATACAGCTATTACAGACATCCATACAGCTGCTAAACTATACGGTTACACAGAAGAAACTGCTATTTATGAGGATGCAACTTTCTTTGTAACAGCGGACAAGAACTTGGATGATGTCATGAAGGAGTTGAATGGTATCAGTGGTATCAACTGGAAGAACTATACTCTCGTTAAGAGCTCCTCTAACTATCCAGCTCTTGAGCAGTCTATCTCAGGTATGTACAAGATGGCCAACCTCCTCTTCTGGGGTAGCTTGAGCTTCTCTGTTCTCCTATTAGCCCTTCTTCTTAGTCTCTGGATTAATGCTAGACGTAAAGAAGTGGGAATTCTCCTCTCTATTGGTCTCAAGCAAGCAAGTATCTTGGGTCAATTTATTACCGAATCTATCTTGATTGCAATCCCAGCTCTTGTTTCTGCTTATTTCCTAGCCAACTATACAGCTCGTACTATTGGAAACACGGTTCTTGCCAATGTAACTTCTGGAGTTGCCAAACAAGCCAGCAAGGCAGCTCAAGCTTCTAACCTTGGTGGTGGTGCAGAAGTAGATGGATTTAGTAAAACTCTATCAAGCCTAGACATTTCTATTCAGACATCAGACTTTATCATCGTCTTTATTCTTGCCTTAGTTTTAGTTGTGTTAGTGATGACACTTGCTTCAACCAATCTCCTCAGAAAACAACCAAAAGAACTCTTGCTCGATATTGAATAA
- the vncR gene encoding response regulator transcription factor VncR, producing MKILIVEDEDMIREGISDYLTDCSYETIQAADGQEALEKFSSYEIALVLLDIQMPKLSGLEVLAEIRKTSQVPVLMLTAFQDEEYKMGAFASLADGYLEKPFSLSLLKVRVDAIFKRYYDKGRVFIYKDTRVDFESYSASLAGEEVAINAKELEILDYLVKNERRVLTRSQIIDAVWKATDEVPFERVIDVYIKGLRKKLHLDCIHTVRNVGYKLERK from the coding sequence ATGAAGATTTTAATTGTAGAAGATGAAGATATGATCCGTGAGGGGATTAGTGATTATTTGACAGACTGTAGCTATGAAACTATTCAGGCAGCAGATGGTCAGGAGGCCTTGGAGAAATTTTCTAGTTATGAAATTGCTCTGGTATTACTGGATATTCAAATGCCTAAGCTCAGTGGCTTAGAAGTCTTAGCTGAGATTCGTAAAACCAGTCAGGTTCCTGTTCTGATGTTGACAGCTTTTCAGGACGAAGAATACAAGATGGGTGCTTTTGCTTCCTTAGCGGATGGTTATCTGGAGAAACCCTTTTCTCTATCTCTTTTAAAAGTGAGAGTGGATGCAATTTTTAAGCGCTATTATGATAAGGGACGAGTCTTTATTTACAAGGATACGCGAGTGGACTTTGAGAGTTACAGTGCAAGTCTAGCAGGAGAAGAAGTGGCTATTAATGCCAAAGAATTAGAAATTCTAGATTATTTGGTCAAAAATGAAAGACGTGTCTTGACACGATCACAGATTATTGATGCAGTGTGGAAGGCAACAGATGAGGTTCCTTTTGAACGAGTGATTGATGTCTACATCAAGGGCTTGCGCAAAAAGTTGCACCTAGATTGTATCCATACCGTCAGAAATGTTGGCTATAAATTGGAGAGAAAATGA